The following are encoded together in the Bacteroidales bacterium MB20-C3-3 genome:
- the murI gene encoding glutamate racemase, protein MDSQNKQNNIVGIFDSGVGGLSVWRELIKVIPGNRMIYVSDNAFSPYGPRPQSEIISRAMSITDFLIKNGAGIIVIACNTATAAAIEELRWKYEIPFVGMEPAVKPAAKMSKTKVIGVLATKGTFMGRLYNKTLRRFATGLRVVEKVGTGLVDIVENGKADTPESKKLLSKYITPMIAKGADYIVLGCTHYPFLSDQIREIAGEGVTLVDPAPAVAKHTYEIMEERGLIQEGTLNQEEQTRFFSTGSEANLKRVARTILPSIEEGFFEHMD, encoded by the coding sequence ATGGATTCTCAAAACAAACAAAATAACATTGTAGGTATCTTTGACTCCGGAGTAGGCGGATTATCAGTCTGGAGAGAGTTAATTAAAGTTATACCCGGTAACAGGATGATTTATGTTTCAGATAATGCTTTCTCACCCTATGGACCCAGGCCACAGTCTGAGATTATTTCCAGAGCAATGAGCATTACTGATTTTTTAATTAAAAATGGTGCCGGAATCATCGTTATTGCTTGCAATACAGCTACTGCAGCGGCCATTGAGGAGCTAAGGTGGAAATACGAAATTCCATTTGTCGGAATGGAGCCTGCAGTTAAACCTGCAGCAAAGATGTCAAAAACAAAAGTTATAGGAGTTCTGGCAACAAAAGGGACATTTATGGGAAGGCTTTACAACAAGACTCTAAGAAGATTTGCAACAGGACTGAGAGTTGTTGAGAAGGTAGGAACCGGCCTTGTTGATATTGTTGAAAACGGTAAGGCCGATACTCCGGAGAGTAAAAAATTATTGTCCAAATATATTACCCCAATGATAGCTAAAGGGGCGGACTATATTGTACTCGGTTGTACTCACTATCCTTTTCTGAGTGATCAGATCAGGGAGATAGCAGGAGAGGGCGTTACTCTTGTTGATCCTGCACCGGCTGTTGCAAAACATACATATGAAATAATGGAGGAGAGAGGCCTGATTCAGGAGGGAACTCTAAATCAGGAAGAGCAGACCAGGTTCTTTTCAACAGGTTCAGAAGCGAACCTTAAAAGAGTAGCCAGGACCATTTTGCCCTCAATAGAAGAGGGCTTTTTTGAACACATGGATTAA
- a CDS encoding sodium-translocating pyrophosphatase — protein MKTELLFYLVPLASLAALIFARYFFKEMMKESEGTPRMMEIASYVRSGAMAYLRQQYKVVTIVFIVIAIFFAILAYGFGVQNEWVPFAFLTGGFFSGLAGFIGMKTATYASARTANASRKSLNGGLRVAFRSGAVMGLVVVGLGLLDISVWYILLDNFIEATEGQKLVIITTTMLTFGMGASTQALFARVGGGIYTKAADVGADLVGKVEENIPEDDARNPATIADNVGDNVGDVAGMGADLYESYCGSILATAALGASAFYINPQLQMKAVFAPMLIAAVGILLSIIGIFLVRTKEGAGMKELLKSLGVGVNVSSILIAAATFGILYILGLENWVGISFSVVVGLVAGIIIGHSTEYYTSHSYKPTKSISESAQSGPATVIISGIGIGMVSTAIPVLTITAAIILAFLCATNFDVQNMLSAENLSLGLYGIGIAAVGMLSTLGITLATDAYGPIADNAGGNAQMSGLEPEVRKRTDVLDALGNTTAATGKGFAIGSAALTAMALLASYIEEIKIGLIHLGQNTIDIAGRTVEVARATIPDFMEYYEVSLMNPKVLAGVFLGSMMSFLFCGLTMNAVGRAARQMVEEVRRQFREIKGILEGKATPDYARCVEISTKGAQREMLFPSILAIAVPVVTGLVFGVSGVMGLLAGGLGAGFVLAIFMANAGGAWDNAKKYIEEGNFGGPGSLSHKASIVGDTVGDPFKDTSGPSLNILIKLMSMVAIVMAGLTAAFSLL, from the coding sequence ATGAAAACTGAACTTCTTTTCTATCTGGTGCCGCTAGCCTCACTTGCAGCACTGATTTTTGCCCGCTATTTCTTTAAAGAGATGATGAAAGAGAGCGAAGGGACTCCGCGAATGATGGAGATTGCCTCCTATGTACGCAGCGGAGCAATGGCGTATTTAAGGCAGCAGTACAAAGTTGTTACTATAGTTTTTATTGTTATTGCAATTTTCTTTGCAATTCTTGCCTATGGTTTTGGTGTCCAGAATGAATGGGTTCCGTTTGCATTCCTTACAGGCGGATTTTTCTCAGGGCTTGCCGGGTTTATTGGAATGAAGACAGCAACATACGCATCGGCCAGGACTGCAAACGCATCAAGAAAGTCATTAAACGGGGGGCTCAGAGTAGCCTTCAGATCTGGTGCCGTAATGGGACTTGTTGTTGTAGGGCTGGGACTTCTTGATATCTCTGTATGGTATATTCTTCTTGATAATTTTATAGAGGCAACAGAGGGACAAAAGTTAGTTATTATTACCACCACAATGCTGACATTTGGAATGGGGGCATCTACTCAAGCCCTCTTTGCAAGAGTAGGAGGGGGTATATACACAAAAGCAGCAGATGTGGGAGCGGACCTTGTTGGTAAGGTAGAGGAAAATATTCCTGAAGATGATGCAAGAAACCCTGCAACTATAGCTGATAATGTTGGAGATAATGTAGGAGATGTTGCCGGAATGGGTGCAGATCTTTATGAGTCTTATTGCGGGTCAATCCTTGCAACTGCCGCCCTTGGAGCATCGGCATTTTACATAAATCCTCAGCTTCAGATGAAGGCTGTTTTTGCACCAATGCTTATAGCTGCTGTTGGTATCCTTCTCTCAATTATTGGGATATTTCTTGTAAGGACAAAAGAGGGTGCCGGAATGAAGGAGTTACTCAAATCTTTGGGCGTTGGGGTGAATGTCAGCTCAATATTAATAGCGGCAGCAACCTTTGGAATTCTTTATATTCTTGGTCTTGAGAATTGGGTTGGTATATCTTTTTCTGTAGTTGTAGGACTTGTAGCCGGAATAATAATCGGCCACTCAACAGAATACTATACCTCTCATTCATATAAACCAACCAAGAGTATATCAGAGAGTGCTCAGAGCGGTCCGGCAACCGTTATCATATCCGGGATAGGAATTGGGATGGTATCAACTGCTATACCGGTACTTACAATTACAGCCGCAATCATACTTGCTTTTTTATGTGCAACCAACTTTGATGTTCAGAATATGCTTTCAGCGGAGAACCTTAGCCTTGGGCTTTATGGTATTGGGATAGCTGCTGTGGGAATGCTCTCTACACTAGGAATTACTCTGGCAACAGATGCTTATGGCCCAATTGCTGACAATGCAGGAGGAAATGCTCAAATGAGTGGTCTTGAACCCGAGGTGAGAAAAAGGACGGATGTTCTGGACGCTCTCGGAAACACAACTGCTGCAACAGGCAAAGGATTTGCCATTGGTTCAGCTGCCCTTACAGCAATGGCACTTCTTGCATCATATATTGAAGAGATAAAAATCGGATTGATCCATCTTGGTCAGAATACAATAGATATTGCCGGTCGGACAGTTGAAGTAGCACGGGCAACTATCCCTGATTTTATGGAGTACTATGAAGTATCTCTTATGAATCCAAAAGTTCTGGCAGGTGTTTTTTTGGGCTCAATGATGTCTTTTCTTTTCTGTGGCCTTACAATGAATGCAGTTGGAAGAGCTGCACGCCAGATGGTTGAGGAGGTAAGAAGGCAGTTCCGTGAAATCAAAGGTATTCTTGAGGGTAAAGCAACTCCTGATTATGCAAGATGTGTTGAGATTTCAACCAAAGGGGCTCAGCGAGAGATGCTTTTTCCCTCTATTTTGGCAATAGCTGTACCTGTAGTAACAGGCTTGGTTTTTGGTGTTTCAGGAGTGATGGGTTTACTTGCCGGTGGTCTTGGTGCCGGTTTTGTACTTGCAATATTCATGGCAAATGCAGGAGGAGCTTGGGATAATGCAAAGAAATATATAGAGGAGGGGAACTTTGGCGGGCCTGGTTCACTCAGCCATAAGGCGTCAATAGTTGGCGATACTGTTGGGGATCCCTTTAAGGATACCTCAGGTCCTTCACTTAACATACTTATTAAGCTAATGAGTATGGTTGCTATAGTGATGGCCGGCTTGACAGCAGCATTCAGTTTGCTGTAG
- a CDS encoding TlpA disulfide reductase family protein produces the protein MKKIIFFAALVGLFACQPKHDGYIIEGTITGENLPEGKVILSNFARAEQISDTVDFIGGKFRFEGKVVTPENYAITIEGIDGRIQFFLDNSEITIEGAAEDFPNATITGGVTNDLVMGLRKQQEEIGAKYGLDSLMREYGNKETTPERKAEIIAVYNQSQKEAFAVDSAFQAANPNSFYTLIQLTQKVEDFPMAEMEAKIASFKALPEFEGNRYIAQIEESLATLKTLEVGMVAPDFTMNDPQGNPIALSSVYPNNKITMIDFWAGWCGPCRRFNPTLVEIYKKYNKLGFGVFGVSFDRDAELWNSAIKDDKLTWPQVSDLQYWNSAAAKLYHVKYIPQNIFVDSEGKIIKRKVSEEELVSFIEEQLGITAK, from the coding sequence ATGAAAAAAATTATTTTTTTCGCGGCCTTAGTAGGTCTTTTCGCGTGTCAGCCCAAGCACGACGGATACATTATCGAGGGAACAATAACAGGAGAGAATCTTCCTGAAGGAAAGGTTATCCTTTCAAACTTTGCAAGAGCAGAGCAAATTTCTGACACCGTAGATTTCATTGGCGGTAAATTCAGATTTGAAGGAAAGGTTGTTACTCCTGAAAATTATGCAATTACAATTGAGGGAATTGATGGAAGAATCCAGTTTTTCCTTGACAACTCAGAAATCACTATTGAAGGTGCTGCAGAGGACTTCCCTAATGCAACAATCACAGGTGGTGTTACAAATGACCTTGTTATGGGTCTGAGAAAGCAACAGGAGGAGATTGGTGCAAAGTATGGTCTTGATTCACTTATGCGTGAGTACGGAAACAAGGAGACAACTCCTGAAAGAAAGGCTGAGATTATTGCTGTATACAATCAATCACAAAAAGAGGCTTTTGCTGTTGATTCTGCATTCCAGGCTGCAAATCCAAACTCATTTTATACTCTTATCCAGCTTACTCAAAAGGTAGAAGATTTTCCAATGGCAGAGATGGAGGCAAAAATTGCCTCTTTCAAAGCTCTTCCTGAATTTGAAGGAAACAGATATATTGCTCAGATTGAAGAGAGTCTTGCAACCCTTAAGACTCTTGAGGTTGGAATGGTAGCTCCTGATTTTACAATGAATGATCCTCAGGGAAATCCAATTGCACTTTCATCTGTGTATCCTAACAACAAAATCACTATGATTGATTTCTGGGCAGGATGGTGCGGCCCTTGCCGTCGTTTCAACCCAACTCTTGTTGAGATTTACAAAAAGTACAACAAACTTGGATTTGGAGTATTTGGTGTATCTTTTGACAGAGACGCAGAACTTTGGAACAGCGCAATCAAGGATGACAAACTAACTTGGCCTCAGGTTTCTGATCTTCAGTACTGGAACAGCGCAGCTGCAAAACTTTACCATGTTAAATACATTCCACAGAATATATTTGTTGACAGTGAAGGTAAAATTATCAAACGCAAAGTAAGTGAAGAGGAGCTTGTATCTTTCATTGAGGAACAACTCGGAATTACAGCTAAATAA
- a CDS encoding gamma carbonic anhydrase family protein, whose product MAIIRKLNGISPTIGKNCFIAENAAIIGDVVIGDDCSIWYGAVLRGDVNPIRIGNRVNIQDGAVLHTLHKKSVVEIGDNVSVGHNAIVHGASVGNNVLVGMGAILMDNAVVPDNTIIAAGAVVLSNVKLEPGVYAGIPAKMVKEGTPEIGESAKRNAEGYMKYKEWFLSSCEEE is encoded by the coding sequence ATGGCTATAATTAGAAAACTAAACGGGATTTCCCCAACTATCGGAAAAAATTGCTTTATTGCAGAGAATGCTGCAATAATTGGAGATGTTGTTATTGGAGATGACTGCAGTATCTGGTACGGAGCGGTGTTAAGGGGAGATGTAAATCCAATCAGGATAGGGAACAGGGTTAATATTCAGGATGGTGCGGTTTTGCACACATTGCATAAAAAATCCGTGGTGGAGATTGGAGACAATGTCTCAGTGGGGCATAACGCTATTGTCCATGGAGCATCTGTCGGGAACAATGTACTTGTCGGGATGGGTGCTATACTAATGGATAATGCTGTAGTACCAGACAATACTATTATTGCTGCCGGTGCCGTTGTTCTAAGCAATGTAAAACTTGAGCCCGGTGTATATGCGGGAATTCCTGCAAAAATGGTAAAAGAGGGGACTCCTGAGATTGGGGAGTCGGCAAAGAGAAATGCCGAGGGCTATATGAAATATAAGGAGTGGTTTCTCAGCTCCTGCGAAGAAGAGTAG
- a CDS encoding 2-oxoacid:acceptor oxidoreductase subunit alpha produces MQHKVIDTKEVVIRFTGDSGDGMQLTGTLFADASALFGNDFSTFPDFPAEIRAPQGTISGVSGFQVNIGSGEIRTPGDLCDVLVAMNPAALKANAKWTKSTATIILDSDTFDEKGLKKAGFATEDPVRELKIEDRTIIFAAITSLTKESLKDSGLDPKAIVRSKNMFTLGMCYYMFNRPLEFTFKYIKKKFKKNPALIDANQKVLQDGFNYASNIHAIPNTYKIEPAKLKKGLYRNINGNQATAWGLLAASEKSGRPLFCGSYPITPATSILEELALHKELNAKTLQCEDEIAGICTAIGAAYTGSLAVTTTSGPGLSLKSEALGLAVMTELPLVVVDVQRGGPSTGIPTKTEQTDLNQALYGRNGECPIAVIAAHSPSHCFDAAFYSAKYAMEHMMPVMLLTEGFLGNGSEPWRIPSMKDYPEINPPILEKPDEVPFWPFKRDEERLARRWALPGTVGLEHRVGGLEKNNNGTVSSDPIVHERMVNERAEKVARLANYIPDQTVIGDESGEVLIVGWGGTYGHLYTALKELHEQGKSVSLAHFDYIFPLPKNTAEVFSKFKKIIVCELNSGQFANYLRACHQQFQYHQHNKVQGQPFTVSEIVDAVNAIL; encoded by the coding sequence ATGCAACACAAGGTTATTGACACTAAAGAGGTTGTAATCCGTTTTACCGGAGACTCCGGTGATGGAATGCAGCTTACAGGTACTCTGTTTGCCGACGCCTCAGCTCTTTTTGGGAATGATTTTTCTACATTTCCCGACTTTCCTGCTGAGATAAGGGCCCCTCAAGGAACAATCTCAGGGGTATCGGGTTTTCAGGTTAACATAGGCAGCGGAGAGATAAGAACCCCGGGAGATTTATGCGACGTATTGGTTGCAATGAATCCGGCAGCTCTTAAAGCAAATGCCAAATGGACCAAAAGCACTGCAACAATTATTTTGGACTCTGATACATTTGATGAAAAGGGTTTGAAAAAAGCTGGTTTTGCGACAGAGGATCCGGTAAGAGAGCTGAAAATTGAAGACAGAACTATAATATTTGCTGCAATTACCTCTTTGACAAAAGAGAGTTTAAAAGATAGCGGACTGGACCCAAAAGCAATTGTAAGGTCTAAAAATATGTTTACTCTGGGTATGTGCTACTACATGTTTAACAGACCCCTGGAGTTTACCTTTAAATATATTAAGAAGAAATTTAAAAAGAACCCTGCTCTTATAGATGCAAATCAGAAGGTTCTTCAGGATGGCTTTAATTATGCATCTAATATTCACGCTATTCCAAACACTTATAAAATTGAGCCTGCCAAGCTGAAAAAAGGTCTTTACCGCAATATAAACGGCAATCAGGCTACTGCCTGGGGACTTCTTGCAGCATCTGAAAAATCCGGCAGACCTTTGTTCTGTGGATCTTATCCTATTACACCGGCAACCAGTATCCTTGAAGAGCTAGCTCTGCACAAGGAGTTAAATGCAAAGACTCTTCAGTGTGAGGACGAAATAGCAGGTATTTGTACAGCAATTGGAGCTGCTTATACAGGAAGTCTGGCAGTAACAACTACATCAGGACCCGGTTTGTCTCTTAAGTCTGAGGCGTTGGGGCTTGCAGTTATGACTGAGCTTCCGCTTGTAGTTGTTGATGTTCAGAGAGGAGGACCATCTACAGGTATCCCTACAAAAACTGAGCAAACTGACCTTAATCAGGCGCTTTACGGAAGAAACGGAGAGTGCCCGATTGCAGTAATTGCAGCCCACTCACCATCACATTGTTTTGATGCAGCATTTTATTCTGCAAAATATGCAATGGAGCATATGATGCCGGTGATGCTTCTTACCGAGGGCTTTCTCGGAAATGGATCTGAACCATGGAGAATTCCAAGTATGAAAGATTATCCGGAGATTAATCCTCCAATACTGGAAAAACCTGATGAGGTGCCTTTCTGGCCATTCAAACGCGATGAGGAGAGACTTGCCAGAAGGTGGGCACTCCCCGGGACCGTTGGTTTGGAGCACAGAGTGGGAGGTCTTGAAAAGAATAATAATGGTACCGTATCTTCAGATCCTATTGTTCACGAAAGAATGGTTAATGAGCGTGCAGAAAAGGTTGCAAGACTTGCAAACTATATTCCTGATCAGACTGTAATTGGAGATGAGAGCGGTGAAGTTCTTATTGTTGGATGGGGCGGAACTTACGGGCATCTGTACACAGCTCTTAAAGAGCTGCACGAGCAGGGAAAGAGTGTTAGCCTTGCCCATTTTGACTATATCTTCCCATTGCCAAAAAACACAGCTGAGGTATTCTCAAAATTCAAAAAGATAATTGT